Proteins from a genomic interval of Gavia stellata isolate bGavSte3 chromosome 13, bGavSte3.hap2, whole genome shotgun sequence:
- the TLNRD1 gene encoding talin rod domain-containing protein 1 translates to MASGGSGKSSSEVSGGGIPSSGSLQRKKLISICDHCKIKMQLVADLLLLSSETRPVNTESLSVFGESFEKCRDTIIARTKGLSILTHDVQSQLNMGRFGEVGESLMEMGELVVSLTECSAHAAYLAAVETPGAQPAMPGLVDRYKVTRCRHEVEHGCGVLKTTPLADMSPQLLLEVSQNMSKNLKFLTDACVLASEKSKDKFAKEQFKLSVKCMSTSASALLACVKEVKTSPSELTRNRCVLFSGPLVQSVYALVGFATEPQFLGKAATINPEGKAVQTAILGGAMSVVSACVLLTQCLRDIAQHPESSTKMSDYRERLRNSACAVSDGCNLLSQALRERSSPRTLPPVNSNSVN, encoded by the coding sequence ATGGCTAGCGGTGGCTCTGGCAAATCCAGCAGCGAGGTGTCTGGCGGCGGCATCCCCAGCAGCGGTTccctgcagaggaagaagctcATCTCTATCTGCGACCACTGCAAGATCAAGATGCAACTGGTGGCTGATCTGCTTCTGCTGTCGAGCGAGACCAGGCCGGTGAACACTGAGAGCCTGTCTGTCTTCGGTGAGTCCTTCGAGAAGTGCAGGGACACAATCATTGCCAGGACCAAAGGACTCTCCATCTTGACCCATGACGTCCAGAGCCAGCTCAACATGGGACGCTTCGGGGAGGTGGGAGAAAGCCTGATGGAGATGGGGGAGCTGGTGGTCTCCCTGACGGAATGCTCTGCCCACGCTGCCTACCTGGCTGCAGTGGAGACTCCGGGGGCCCAGCCTGCTATGCCTGGCTTGGTGGATCGCTACAAGGTGACCCGATGTAGGCATGAGGTGGAGCACGGCTGCGGGGTCTTGAAGACCACCCCTTTGGCAGATATGAGccctcagcttctgctggaggTTTCTCAGAACATGTCCAAGAACTTGAAATTCCTGACAGACGCCTGCGTGCTGGCCAGTGAGAAATCCAAGGATAAATTTGCTAAGGAGCAGTTCAAACTCAGTGTCAAATGTATGAGCACCAGCGCCTCCGCCCTCTTGGCGTGTGTCAAGGAGGTCAAGACTTCACCCAGCGAGCTGACCAGGAACCGATGCGTCTTGTTCAGTGGACCTTTGGTGCAGTCTGTCTATGCTCTGGTCGGCTTTGCCACTGAGCCCCAGTTTTTGGGTAAAGCTGCCACCATTAATCCAGAGGGCAAAGCTGTGCAAACTGCCATCCTAGGAGGAGCCATGAGTGTGGTATCTGCTTGTGTGCTCCTGACCCAATGCCTCAGGGATATAGCCCAACACCCCGAAAGTAGCACCAAAATGAGCGATTACAGGGAAAGGTTGAGGAACTCAGCTTGCGCCGTCTCGGATGGTTGCAACCTGTTATCTCAGGCACTAAGAGAAAGATCTTCACCCAGGACTTTACCGCCAGTGAACTCCAATTCTGTGAATTAA
- the MESD gene encoding LRP chaperone MESD: MAAAAVWALLGLALWLCAVAGAGETEGKRRAGPAKKKDIRDYNDADMARLLEQWEKDDDIEEGDLPEHKRPPAPIDFSKIDPGKPESILKLTKKGKTLMMFVTVSGNPTEKETEEITSLWQGSLFNANYDVQRFIVGSNRAIFMLRDGGYAWEIKDFLINQERCADVTLEGQVYPGKGAEESEKVKNKTKPEKAKKKKDGDKKSNSIKEDNRATKEREDL; this comes from the exons ATGGCGGCGGCCGCTGTTTGGGCCCTGCTGGGCCTGGCGCTGTGGCTGTGTGCGGTGGCCGGGGCCGGCGAGACGGAGGGGAagcggcgggcggggccggccAAGAAGAAGGACATTCGGGACTACAACGACGCGGACATGGCTCGGCTGCTGGAGCAGTGGGAG aaagatgaTGACATTGAAGAGGGGGATCTTCCTGAACACAAGAGGCCTCCAGCACCAATAGATTTCTCAAAAATTGATCCAGGCAAGCCTGAAAGTATCCTGAAACtgacaaaaaagggaaagacttTGATGATGTTTGTCACGGTGTCGGGAAATCCCACAGAAAAGGAGACGGAAGAAATTACTAGCTTGTGGCAGGGCAGTCTCTTCAATGCAAACTATGATGTGCAAAG GTTTATTGTTGGCTCAAATCGTGCCATCTTTATGCTACGTGATGGCGGTTATGCCTGGGAGATCAAAGACTTTCTGATAAACCAAGAAAGGTGTGCGGATGTTACTCTGGAAGGTCAGGTTTATCCTGgcaaaggagcagaagaaagtgagaaagtaaaaaataaaacaaaacctgaaaaagcaaaaaagaaaaaagacggGGACAAGAAATCTAATAGCATCAAAGAGGACAACCGAGCAACGAAAGAGAGAGAGGATCTATGA